In Embleya scabrispora, the DNA window AACGCGTGCGTGCCGCGCGGCGCGGGCCGGCCCGTGCCCGCCGTGCCGTCGGCGCCCACCGGCGCCTCGTCCGCGTCGTGCCACGAGGCCAGGATCAGCAGCGGCATCAGCACCGCGGTGAGCAGGATCAGCACCAGGCCGATCCCGTCCACGCCCAGCGACCAGCGCACCCCGAACGAGGAGATCCAGCTGTAGCTCTCGGTGATCTGGAAACGTCCGCCGTCGTTGTCGAACCTGGTCGCCACCACCACGGCGACGGCCAGCGTGAGCAGGCTGAACAGCAGCGCCACGTTCTTGGCGAGCCTGCGTTTGCCGGCCGGTACGGCGGCGACGCACAGGCCGCCGACGAACGGCAGCGCCGCGAGCGTCGTCAGCCAGGGAAAGTGGCCGTTCATCGAAGTCCCTCCGCCTGGACGCCTACCGTGTGGGCGATCCGAATTCGGGTCGGCATCGTCGTCATCACGCCATCCGAGCCATCAGCGTGCAGGCCACGACCAGCAGCGTGCCGCCGAACATGGACAGCGCGTACGTGCGGACGAATCCGGTCTGTACCCGGCGCACCCGCGCCGAGGTGCCGCCGACGAAGGCCGCGAGGCCGCCGACGAATCCGTCCACGCCCTTGTTGTCGAACCACACGAGCAGGCGGGTCAGATACTGCCCGGGCCGCATGACCAGGCCCTCGTTGATCGCGTCCTGGTACAGGTCGCGGCGGGCCGCCGCGGTGACCGGGCTCGCCGCCGGCGCCACCGAGGGCACCTCGCGGCGGGCGTACTGGAGGTAGGCGACCGCCGTGCCCAGCGCGACCATCGCGATCGCCATGCCGGTCACCGCCCACTCGCTCATCGGCAGGTCGCCGTGCGAGAAGCCGGTGACGGGGGTCAGCCACTTCACGAACGAGTCGTTCAGCGCGAACAGGCCGCCGGCGAACACCGATCCGAAGGCGAGCAGGATCATCGGACCGGTCATCGAGACCGGCGACTCGTGCGGGTGCGGCTCGTGCCAGTCGGCCGGGGCGCCCGCGGGCGCCTCCTTCCAGCGTTCCTTGCCGAAGAACGTCATCAGCATCACGCGCGTCATGTAGTACGCGGTGAGTCCGGCCGCCAGCAGGGTGACCGCGCCCAGGATCCAGCCGGAGGTGCCGCCCTTGGCGAACGCCGCCTCGATGATCTTGTCCTTGGAGAAGAACCCGGACAGCAGCGGGAATCCGATGATCGCCAGATAGCCGAGGCCGAAGGTGACGAAGGTGATCGGCATGTACTTGCGCAGGCCGCCGTAGCGGCGCATGTCCACCTCGTCGTTCATGCCGTGCATGACCGAGCCCGCGCCGAGGAACAGCCCGGCCTTGAAGAAGCCGTGCGTGACCAGGTGCATGATCGCGAACGCGTAGCCGATCGGACCCAGGCCGGCGGCCAGGATCATGTAGCCGATCTGGCTCATCGTGGAGGCGGCCAGCGCCTTCTTGATGTCGTCCTTCGCGCAACCCACGATCGCCCCGAACAGCACGGTGATCGCGCCCACGATGGTGACCGCGAGTTGGGCGTCGGGCGAGGCGTTGAAGATCTCCGCCGAGCGGGTGATCAGGTACACGCCGGCGGTGACCATGGTCGCCGCGTGGATCAGCGCGGAGACCGGGGTCGGACCCTCCATCGCGTCGCCGAGCCAGGCCTGGAGCGGGAATTGCGCCGACTTGCCGCAGGCGGCAAGGAGCAGCATCAGGCCGATCGCGGTCATCGTGCCGTCGCTCGCACTCGCGCTGCCGCCGAGCACGTCCGCGAAGGAGAAGGTGCCGAACGTGGTGAACATCAGGAAGATCGCCACGGCCAGACCGAAGTCGCCGACGCGGTTCATGATGAACGCCTTCTTGGCGGCGGTCGCGGCGCTCGGCTTGTGCTGCCAGAACCCGATCAGCAGGTAGGAGGCGAGCCCGACGCCCTCCCAACCGACGTACAGCAGGAGGTAGTTGTTCGCCAGCACCAGCAGCAGCATCGCCGCGACGAACAGGTTCAGGTAGGCGAAGAAGCGCCGACGGTTCTCGTCGTGCGCCATGTAGCCGATCGAGTAGATGTGGATCAGCGAGCCCACACCGGTGATCAGCA includes these proteins:
- the nuoL gene encoding NADH-quinone oxidoreductase subunit L, which produces MWLVVGLPLLGAVLLLVGGKRTNPFGHILATALALGSFVVGVLMFVTMLDKSGTGRSVDQHLWTWAPVNEFQADIGLHLDQLSMVFVLLITGVGSLIHIYSIGYMAHDENRRRFFAYLNLFVAAMLLLVLANNYLLLYVGWEGVGLASYLLIGFWQHKPSAATAAKKAFIMNRVGDFGLAVAIFLMFTTFGTFSFADVLGGSASASDGTMTAIGLMLLLAACGKSAQFPLQAWLGDAMEGPTPVSALIHAATMVTAGVYLITRSAEIFNASPDAQLAVTIVGAITVLFGAIVGCAKDDIKKALAASTMSQIGYMILAAGLGPIGYAFAIMHLVTHGFFKAGLFLGAGSVMHGMNDEVDMRRYGGLRKYMPITFVTFGLGYLAIIGFPLLSGFFSKDKIIEAAFAKGGTSGWILGAVTLLAAGLTAYYMTRVMLMTFFGKERWKEAPAGAPADWHEPHPHESPVSMTGPMILLAFGSVFAGGLFALNDSFVKWLTPVTGFSHGDLPMSEWAVTGMAIAMVALGTAVAYLQYARREVPSVAPAASPVTAAARRDLYQDAINEGLVMRPGQYLTRLLVWFDNKGVDGFVGGLAAFVGGTSARVRRVQTGFVRTYALSMFGGTLLVVACTLMARMA